The DNA region GATCAGAGAGAAACTTGAAAGAGAGCTTGATTTAAATGCTGAAGAAAGCAATGCCTTCCAGCATGAAGCTCGTCAAATAAAGGATGATATCCAGCATTTGAATGATAGATATCAGGCTATGCTGGAACAACTACAGAGTTTAGGTTTGAATCCTACATGTTTTGTAGCATCTGTGAAAGATTTACAAAATGAGAATTCGAAGCTAAAAGAAGTCTGCAAAGTGGAGCATGATGAGAAAGAAGCACTTCGTGAAAAGTCAAAGGATATGGATGAGCTTTTGATAGAAAATGCCTTCATGGAATTTTCCTTGTCGGGATTGAATGGAGAGTTAGATGGACTAAGAGCAACAGTGAAGAAATTTCAAGAGTCTTGCCAAGTTCTCCAGGAAGAAAAATCCCTTCTTGCTGATGAAAAATCAACTCTACTTTCGCAGTTACAAATTATCACTCAAAGTTTTCAGAAGCTATTGGAGAAGAATACCCTTTTAGAGAAGTCCCTCTCTGATGCGAAGATTGAGCTTGAAGGCTTGAAGACTAAATCAAGTGACTTGGAAGAATTCTGCAATTTGCTGAATAAAGAGAAGCACAATCTGCTAAAGGAAAGAAGCATACTAGTATTTCAGTTGGAGAGTGTTGAGGCAAAACTAAGTGATCTGGAAAGAAGGTTTACCGAATTAGAAGAAAAATATGCTGATGTGGGGAAGGACAAAGAAAGCACAGACAATCAAGTAGAGGAACTGCGTGCTTCAATTTTCGTGCAAAAGGAAAAGCATGCTAATCATAAACACTTGAGTGAAGCCCGATTAGCGAATTTGGAGAATCTTGTTCATGTACTGCAAGAAGAACAGCGGTTGGGGAAGATAGAATTTGGAGAAGAACTTGACAAAGCTGTCAATGCTCAAATGGAGATGTTCATTATGCAAAATTGTGTAGAAGAACTGGAGCAGATGAACTTGGCCTTGTTAACTAAATGTGAAAAGCATATTGAGGCATCAAGATTTTCTGATAAAGTCATCTCAGAGTTGGAGACTGAAAATCTTATGCAACTGATggaggaagagtttttgttACATCAAATCAGAAAGTTTAAGATGGTTATGCATCAAGTGTGTGGAGCTCTTCAGATTGATCCAAATGATGGGCATGACAAAGGAATAAAGGAAGAGGAAATACCAACATTGCATATTTTGGACAAAATTGAGGGATTGAAAAGTTCTCTCGAAAAACACCAAAAGGAGAAGCAGCAGATACTTGCAGAGAACTCTGTCCTCATAACTTCACGCCAGGAACATCAATCTGAAGTAGAAAAACTGGAGTCAGAGAAAGATATCATGGAGGAAGAACTTGTGAATCTGAGACAGCAGAATGTAATGTTGCAGAAAGAAAAGACTGAGCTTCTAGAGAAAAACATGCAACTGAGGACTGAAGTAGCcaatagagaagaaaaagaaaatacatcAAAGTCCGAATTTGCGGCTCTGCATGTGGAGATGATAGATCTGCAAAGAACAAATCAAGTGTTTCAGGAAGACAATGATAAGATGCTTGAGGAGAAAAATTCATTGTTTAGGAATGTTTTGGACCTAAAAGATGCAATTTCTGCTGCTGAAGATGAGAACAGTGTAATCTTCCATGAGGTACTAACTCTAAGAACCCTTAGTTTGGTTTATGAGAGTTTTCTAACTGAGAATGTTATTGAACAAAAAGCACTTTCCGAACATCTCAGCAATCTTGGCCATTTGAACAGAGACCTTAATCAGGAACTTGGTTCGTTGAGAAAGAAGTTTCAgttgaaagaagaagagaatgttTATCTAAACAAGTCAACTGAGAGGATGGACAAAGAGCTGCTTGAAGTAAAAAATGCAAACTGCAGTTTAAGTCATCAAATTGAAAATTCTGAGAATCttctgaagaagaaagatgCAGAGATGCTTGAAATGGAGAAAAGGCTAAAGGAAGAAGAATCAATGAATGCAGAGTTTTGCAGATATATTGAGGAGCTGAAGATGGACAAAAAAGAATCAAGACTGGTCAAAGACAAACTAGACAGGCAGATTCTTGAACTATCAGAAAATTGCATAAACCAAGAAAAAGATATCGAACACCTTAACGAAGTAAATAAAAGTTATCTCTCTGAGATGAAATCATTACTTCATGAAGTTGAACAACACAGGGCTAGGGAAGAAACTCTGAATTTGCAGTTGCTGGATAAAACGAATGAATTCAAACTTTGGGAGGCTGAGGCTGCTACATTTTATTTTGATCTTCAGATTTCATCCATTAGCGAAGCACTGCTGGAAAGTAAGGTTACTGAGCTTGCTAGAGTTTGCAAGATACTTGATGATGAAAGTGCTGCAAAAAGTTTAGTGATTAAACAAATGCAAGGTGAAATTGGAGAGCTGAAGGGAAGGTTATCAGCATATATTCCTGTCATCACTTCCTTAAAAGAGGATTTTGTGTCTCTGGAGCACACTTACCTCCTTTGGACCGATAAAGCTAGTGCTGTAGGCAACGGAGAACAAAAGGTAACATTATGTTTTAAATCGATCTTATGtactctttcttttttctttttttcgcTTGTCAAAACGTCTTATACAGTTCACATATATTTTCTAATTATCCACACCTATCGTATCGTAAATGCTAATCCAGGATACAGTGATTGAGACTTGTCACCAAGAAAATAGCCACCAGAGTTTAAGAGGAAATGAGAGCACCTTAATACCAGATGGGGTCTCAGATTTGATGAACATGCAGATAAGGATTAGAGCAGTTGAAAAGGTATTGATTGAAGAACTCGAAAATCTAACTGCTAATGCTGAAACAAGAGCCCTGGCACAAGTGACTGAAGATTCGAATTTGGAAGCTACCCCATGTCCAGAAATTGACAGCAGAAAAGTGGCGAAGGAACCTAAGGAAAGTGGCACTCGTGATCTCAATGCATGGAGAATAAAGCCTGAAAGTAGAGTATTGATGAAAGATATTCAACTTGATCATAACTCAGATGATCTCGACTCTCACTATTGCAAGAGAGAGCATAGTAAGACTAATGATCATGTCCTAGAGTTATGTGATAGTGATGACCACGAGATTAGCGAAGCTGACAAACGTGATAATCCTCCAACAGAAGATGCTATGACATGTCACCATCAGTCAGAAAATTCAGAAAGACGCCAAAGTTACTCTTCAGAATTGGAGATTGGCGTTGACGAGCAAGAGTTGTCAAAAGTTATACAAGAGACACCTCAAAATGGCAAGAGGATAATCTTGCAGAGGCTAGCCTCAGATGCTCAGAAATTAGCCATTCTTAAAATGTCTCTCCAGGACTTGAAGAAGAAACCAGAGACAAAGAAGAAAAGCAAGGAGGTAAATGAGATTGAATATGAAACAGTGAAGAGACATATAGAAGAAGTTGAGGCAGCTGTGGTACAACAAGTTGGTATAAATGATCATCTGGCAAAGGTACTTGAGAGCACCACATGTTCAGACAGAGAGATTTTGGAAAAGCATGAACACATCCAAAGAAAAGTGACAGAGCAGGCGAGAAGAGATTCTGAACAAATAGGAAGGTTGCAGTTTGAGGTGCAGAACATCCAGTACATTTTGCTGAAATTGGCTGATGAGAAGAACAACAAAGGGAAAAGCAAAACAGGTATATTGTTGAGAGACTTCATCCAAATTGGAAGGAAAAATAGCAGAAGGCGCCGTAAAGTGTGTGTTTGTGGATGTTCAAGGAAGCCTTCAACCAATGAGGATTAAGTCTGAAATTTAGAGACAGCATTTTGTAAGAACTTTCTCTATTTGGGATGTTTCTACATATAGCATATGAATACTTAATTTAGCTAGTAAAATTGGAGCTTtattatcaaataaaaaaaaagtgtgaatTTAGGCTTGTCTGATCACGCCAACATTTTTCACATCTGTATGCATGTATGTATATGTTTTAGCTTCAGAAAGAATTGTATTGTACTGAGTGTGACTTGTATAAATAATGACACTAGCAACTAATAAAACTCTGCTATGTTCTGCAGTTTTTGTTTTCCTACTTTTCGAAATGTGCACTGGAATTGtttgcaaaaaaaattaatattttgattaGAGAGATAGATATTGGATAAAAGAAAGTTCTACATATATGAATAGATAAATAAAGTTTAATTAGAATGACTGAAATTTTGTATaacaattataattatttaaataagtaaattaAACTATGTCTATCATCAgcaccaaaaaaatattatctcTAAGCATAAGAACCAAAATTTAACATCAGTTACAAGCTTGAAATTTATGAATAAAATTCACAGTCACAGGGATTGATTCTAAAAATATCTGCTTGAAAAGTTAATTCCATCCTAAAGTGGATGTTTTCTGACTCAAAGAAAATTGAGTTAAGTAGAGAATATTTGTGGATAGACCAAAAGTAATAATGAAATATGTAGTCAAGTCCACCATGGTAGACAGCAGCCTTCCCAGTATATATAGTACACCCTTTTTCTATGTAACTTCCTCTGAgggtactttttcttttttccatgGCTTAATAAATAGAGGAATTGAAAGCTCACAACCTCATCAACACTAGCACTTGCATGTATCATCCAAAGTTCACAACTAAAAAGAATCTGTGATCGATGGAGAGCACTGTTATTTCTTCCAACCAAATCTCTCTCAGACCCCTTCAACTTTCTGACCTTGATGATGTCATGGTGTGGACCACTGATGAAAAAGTGGCCAAGTTTTGCACTTGGGAAACTTACACAAGCAAAGAAGATGGCATTAACTTCATTGAAAACATAGCAAGCAAGTTTCTATGGTGCAAAGCAATATGTCTTGACGATCGTGCAATTGGGTGTGTTTCTCTGTCTTCATATGCAGAGCATGATAAGTGCAGGAACAAATCTGCAGAACTTGGCTATGTTATGGGATCCAAGTACTGGGGTAAAGGGATTGTCACTAATGTTGTGAAACGAGTGGTTAAGGCTGCATTCACCGAGTTGCCACAGTTAGAGAGGCTTGAAGCTCTGGTTGATGTGGAAAACGTTGGCTCCCAGAAAGTGCTGGAGAAGGCTGGTTTCTATAGAGAGGGAGTTCTGAGGAAGTATCTGTTCATCAAGGGAAAAAGCAGAGATATGGTTATGTTCAGTGTACTTTCAAATGATCCCCAAGTTTGACTTATTTGTATTGAGGTCAActtttttataagcaaacaAATTTTATTGATGAATGATCAATTAAAAATGAGTACAAGGTGTATGATTTatccaaaacaaaaataaaagatggAACTATGCTAACAAAAACATTGTTCTAGTACTATAGGCAACCACTATAAACAATCAACTAAAAAAGATtcgcaaaaaaaaaacatcgcAACAATTTCTTTTATCCACAGGAGGAACAAATTAGATTAGAGGCACAGAGACCATATTGTTGAGTGCAAAATTATCATCCAACCATTTCTTTTATCCACATGACAAGAGAAAAGACCTTGAAATTAAGTGAAATGATCAATGGGCGGGTCAATCATTGCAGATGATACACCTATCCATTGCAAGACAAGATCTCATATCTAAGACAATTTAGagcattgaaaaaataaatgtgaAGACTCTTTAACACATGAAGCCAGAAAGGTGAACCAAGAAATAAAGTTGATTGCAACATCCCTCTTCTCAGAAAAAAATTCTTAGTGGTAATTCTATTAAGAATTAACCTCCAAGAAAATGCTTTTGCTAAGGAACCAGCTTATTCCAAAAGTCTTTATAAAACAGACCAGGATAAGttgcaaaaaaaattatatgcagGTTGTACTGAATAGACTCTGAAATTACTTACAAACCACCTCCAAGAATCTTGAATGTGGCCGTGGGCCTGCAAATTTACGCCATCTAGCAAAGCCACCATCTGAATTACTAGTTAATCTTCCCAttaaaaaagtagtttttttttccacTTTTAGTCTCACTGCCACTTATCTTCCAAGTTCCACCCACCTCTCTAATTCATAAATTTTCGCCTCTTTTTGCTTATTAGATAATTGGAACAACCTATGAAACTTTGGGCATAAAATTTCACCCTCAATCCAATTATCCAACCAAAAAAGAGTTCATTTACTTCTTTTGACCATTAAAAGCCAGTTATCACATGCTCCACTACCCCAATTATCTAACCTATGCATATCATGTCGAGTAAAAATATGACACGCCATagagaaataaaatatgaaGATTATTAACAATAATACAAGAATATAACAGAATAAAACATGAAAAACagtaaaattgaagaaaaatcacGAACATTATCAAAATCAACATCCAAAAAATAAATCTTACGTGAAAACTTCTACAAAACACATATTTCATTCCCAATTACTTCATTACCACTCTTTAGAGCagatatttaaattaaattttacaataCATAAGTGTTCTTATTTAAGTCTGTCAGAATAAATACTACGTGAAAACTTCTATAAAATATAGGTTTCACTCTCAATTATTTCATGTCCACTTTTGAAAGCAAATATTCCCAATACATAAGTGTTATTTAAGTCTATTAGTTCTCTCCATCTTAAAGATGGACAGCTCTCTATCTAAGAGTCGGACACTATCCCCTCACAGCTCACGCTATACTTTTTGTTCCAAAAAAATTATCCTTCTAATAAAATACATAGTGATCTAGTCAACCACGGCAGGCACCAGCCTTGTCATCCCTTGATCCTTACTCCaagtatatatattatatagtataCCCTTTTCCATGAAACTTCCTCCGAGTGTACATTACCTTTAAGTATCATGCTCTAATAAATAGAGGAAATGTCATCAACACTTCCAAGCATCCAAAGTTTCTAACTAAGAAGAATCTGTGATGGCGGGAAGTGTTATTTCTACCACCCAAATCTCTCTCCGACCCCTTCATCTTTCTGACCTTGATGATGTCATGGTGTGGACCACTGATGAAAAAGTGCCCAAGTTTTGCACTTGGGAGACTTACACAAGCAAAGAAGATGGCATTAACTTCATTGAAAACATAGCAACCAAGTTTCTGTGGTGCAAAGCAATATGTCTTGATGATCGTGCTGTTGGCTTTGTTCATCTGTCCTCGTATGCTGAGCATGATAAGTGCAGGATCAAGTCTGCAGAACTTGGCTATGTTCTGGGATCCAAGTATTGGGGTAAAGGGATTGCCACATATGTTGTGAAACAAGTAGTTAAGGATGTTTTCAGTGAGTTGCCACACTTGGAGAGGCTTGAAGCTCTGGTTGATGTGGAAAATGTTGGCTCCCTGAGAGTGCTGGAGAAAGCTGGTTTCCAAAGGGAAGGAGTTCTAAAGAAGTATCTGTTCTTCAAGGGAAAAAGCAGGGATATGGTTATGTTCAGTGTGCTTTCAACCGACCTCAATGTTTGATTTGCTTGTTGAGAGGATGTGATTTCTGCTGATGAAACAATTTGGATTGTTACATATAAGAAATTTAGTGGAAGTTTAACAAATTTGAAAGATCTTGTAGGATGTGAATTGTGAAGTTAACATCTGATGAATAAAAGATTCCTGTTGTTTAAGTAAAATTTGACAGTTCGAGTTACTAAGTTTTGAGcgtaagaaaaattaaaattatttaattgattAGATTTGTACTCTGTGagagtaatgtttcatccacacctcacttttgaggtggagaggtggaatggtgagtgagataggaagaaaagaaaaagtaagagagagaaaatataagatgtgataaatgataagatgagagagatagaaataaaaagaggtggaaatgaagtgttttaaaaataaggtgtgtatatatcattactcgatTTGTGAAGTTAAAACATTCTTGCAGAAACTTACTAGAAGAATAAAACCAATCATTTACAATAAAGGAATTAAAAATGTGAtcaatctttttatttaatgttcATAAAAAATTGGGAATATTAGGGAAGAATGTGCAAaacttgttggttaagtttgaaAAGGAAATATCACATTAGTTTGCTAATGAGAGAACAGAGAAGTATAAACGTCTTAAAGAAACACAAACCTTTATCACCAAATCAGGTTCCCATTGTTAGATATTTCATAGTCACTATCAGGCCAAAACTCTAAATAGACCAAATCAGATGAGTTGTTTGGCTTACCATGGCAATTGGGAGAAACTTAAAATTTAGATATTTCATGGATttacagaagaagaaaaaaagaggaagaaaattgaaaattaggTTTTATTTACATAAGCTGCCGCTTAAACTTAAATTCAAGTATGATCAAACCATAGTATGATAGGTTTAACCCGGATCTCCTAAAACTTGGTTCTGAGGATACTACTAATTCAAACCCAAGCATGCACTTGTATCAAACACGCCTCCAAGCTTGTTGGTGGAACTTTTTCAATTAGATTTAAGATGCATGAATCCTAACAAAAAAATGCAACAAGCCAAAGTGACAAGAATTCTTATAAGGTCTGCTTATGAAATGTTCTAGAAAATGACCAACACTTGAAATATGTCAAACAAAAAATCCAGATTAGGATTGCGAGCACAAAACTGTTTCTTAAAGTCATAACAAAACTGAtaacaaatataaaataaagCAAAAGAAACTCTAGAACGAACAAAAATACATCATGAATCGGATCAAGCTCCAACAACTTCAGTGGCTCCCTCAACAACTGTTTCATCAGCAGGCCTGTCCACCTTAGTGCCGACATCCTCTGAATAATCACCATGAACCTATGCAAAATagtaaaacaaaaacaattaaGAATTTTCTTAAAATGGTTCCCACTCAATAATCAACAATGCTAACCATCCTACAGACAAAGAATCAATGTGAATCCTGTGGCtggaaattatttttcaaataagaTTCCAAGGTATTTAGTTATCTCAAAGATTCTAGATTAgctgaaaaaattaatatatggtTAAATCAGATCAGTAGTATCACCAAATATAATACAATGATCAAATCCAGAAACAATTGACTGATTAATAGATTTTCCAGGTAATGGAATCATAAACTCATCATCTTAATTAGATTAGAGAACCAAtaggtaaagaaaaaaaatgaatagaTAAGACATACCTCCATCAACTTCCCAAGATCAAACTTAGGGGCTTTCAGGATCTTCACTTTTCTAATGAATACATTCTGTAGAGGGTAAATGCTAGAGGTTGCCTTCTCAATCTCTTTCCCAATCATTTCAGGGATAAACTTGCGGACCAACTCTTTCAGATCACAGGATGTTGCCTGGTTAATCATGATCTCCCTCATTTTCCTGCGGATCTGAATACACCAAAGTATTTAAGACTATCAGGTATACAGTAATTTTCCCAGATaataaaagagaagagaaatgtaaaaaaaaaacaattgttCGTTTGAAAAGCACAACCAGAAAATTGGTGAAACTTTGAAGCAGAACAGTGAGAATGCAATAAATAAGAAATGATACAGCTTAGTTCATCCCTAGAAAGTTTCTGATGTTATATCATGGGTACTTCTAAAAGAGAAATGCAATTATAACATGTTATGGTCAACATATCAATCACAGGTACAATTGCTTGCAAATTAAGGAATACAttggaaacaaaagaaaatttgtGGACAATAATAGCCAACAACGTTCATGTACCTGTCTAATCTGGCTTGATTGTGCATAACAGGTCCTCTTCACCTGGTTAGAGCGTCTCTTAGTGAATGCAATGCAGAACATCCTCAAAGTATAATTGTCTGTGGTCTTCACATCCACATGAGCTTCAATTAAAGTCTGCCATTTCCTCACCAGTGACCTCAACTTGTCAGTGGTAAAGTCCATCCCCTGCAGATTACACAGTTTCAATTATATTACAATCTTACCATACAATTACACAATCGAAAGAAGTTCAGCCACTATCATACCCAGAAATTAGTCAAAACGTTTTTTCCTTGAACATCCTCAGCTCTCAACCTAATCTTCCTGAATGCATTGTCCTCATCCCCTTGGAGATCTGCCAGGGACACCTCAAACACTCTATGTTTGAGTCCTTCAGAAGCAAtctgaaattgaaaaatatacATCATGTCATAAAACATATAGCAACATAATTACATGTAAGTAAAACTAAAAGGATAGCCTATGGTAAGAAAAGAGACAATAACTAAAGTACAGCATAGCACACCAACAAGCTAAAAGGCAATCATATTCTACCAATTTAAATAACAAAGAATACATCATACAAACCCAGCATAAATTAAGACCAAACATAAACGCTAACTAACCCTTATAACAGTGAACCTTAAAACCCAAATCTAAAACATGACAGATTGAAAAGCAAAAAAGATCATTTTTGAGAAACAGATACCCAGATGAAAAATGAAATGCTACCTAACAAACATAGCAGTGAGCCATATAACAAAATTCCCATTTTGAAATTTGATGAATAAATACCTTGGTTCCTTGAGTACGAGAGACAAGAGTTTTGCCGACATTCTTGACCTGGAAAAGAGAAGGGGCCTTGATATCATACCAATCCTTCTTGGCGAAGGGATCAGCGCTGTAAGTAAATTGAGAGAAGGAGAAACAGAGTTAAATTGGATTGgataacagaaagaagaaaaaaaaactgaaagttTGGAAATGAATAAGAGCACTGACGCCTTCTTCTTGCTGCCCTTCTTTCCCTTGGAAATCCTCTTGTTCTTGCCGACAGCCATGGttgcttcttctcttcttcttcttcttcttcttcttcttctgacgGCCGAACCGAAACCCTAATTTGCAATGACTGAGTAGTATCAATCCAAGTACGAgtgtttttttctattttatataACACCCTCATTGGAATTGGGCTTGGGCTTGGGCTACGAACCTTAGGTTAatcaaactcttttttttttcgctcaacattcataaaaaaaacaactaCTATATGATACCGGGTAGTTTGcttaaaatttgtttttgagtaaaatacactccccTCCCTTGAGGTTTGCCAATATGACACTCAGCCCCATTCTTAatcaaaatctacactccaccccacttaCTTTACCAAGTTAAGTATATCTTAAAAGATGCTCACGGAATATtctttttcattccaaactaatagatttaaattttcaaataatataaaaaatattttaatgttatttttatttaaaaaagtttAAGAAATTTACGATTAATATTTTTGTAATAATCTATTTGAAACTATTTACTGTATTATATGTTGAGGAAAGCTACAAATATTCTcacaatataatttataatattagatgacttttttcttcataaaattcatcttggattatataattttaagatatataaattatattttaattttttattg from Lotus japonicus ecotype B-129 chromosome 2, LjGifu_v1.2 includes:
- the LOC130741387 gene encoding uncharacterized protein LOC130741387, translating into MESTVISSNQISLRPLQLSDLDDVMVWTTDEKVAKFCTWETYTSKEDGINFIENIASKFLWCKAICLDDRAIGCVSLSSYAEHDKCRNKSAELGYVMGSKYWGKGIVTNVVKRVVKAAFTELPQLERLEALVDVENVGSQKVLEKAGFYREGVLRKYLFIKGKSRDMVMFSVLSNDPQV
- the LOC130741386 gene encoding uncharacterized protein LOC130741386, translating into MAGSVISTTQISLRPLHLSDLDDVMVWTTDEKVPKFCTWETYTSKEDGINFIENIATKFLWCKAICLDDRAVGFVHLSSYAEHDKCRIKSAELGYVLGSKYWGKGIATYVVKQVVKDVFSELPHLERLEALVDVENVGSLRVLEKAGFQREGVLKKYLFFKGKSRDMVMFSVLSTDLNV
- the LOC130741385 gene encoding 40S ribosomal protein S3a, encoding MAVGKNKRISKGKKGSKKKAADPFAKKDWYDIKAPSLFQVKNVGKTLVSRTQGTKIASEGLKHRVFEVSLADLQGDEDNAFRKIRLRAEDVQGKNVLTNFWGMDFTTDKLRSLVRKWQTLIEAHVDVKTTDNYTLRMFCIAFTKRRSNQVKRTCYAQSSQIRQIRRKMREIMINQATSCDLKELVRKFIPEMIGKEIEKATSSIYPLQNVFIRKVKILKAPKFDLGKLMEVHGDYSEDVGTKVDRPADETVVEGATEVVGA
- the LOC130741383 gene encoding protein NETWORKED 1A-like codes for the protein MANLSHSESRRLYSWWWDSHICPKNSKWLQENLTDIDAKVKAMIKLIEEDADSFARRAEMYYKKRPELMKLVEEFYRAYRALAERYDYAMGELRQANKTMEEAFPNQAHNMVTDDSSCGSSGLDSESHTSGSGESNPSCSESEIQTLRNALAKIQSDKDAIYLQYQESLKKLSEMERDLTKAQRDAGGLDERASRAEVEVKILKEALAELKAEKDVGLVQYNQCLEVISRLETNLSAVQLEAKGHDERASKAEIEATNVKQELTRLEAEKDAGLLQYKKCVEKISVLEATITLTEENSRMLNEQLERAEVEVRALRKNLAELNEEKESVAVHYHQCLEKISKLENEISRAQETTEQLNREVKEGAEKLKSAEEHCDVLEKSNQHLKSEAENLVLKIAMKDQALLEKHGEIERLQTLMHEEHSHFLQIKSALQNLQKLYSQSQQEQRTLALELKYGLQLLNNLELSKQGFKEEMEAIAEENRTLHELSFSSTKSLQKQQMEISKLKEIREKLERELDLNAEESNAFQHEARQIKDDIQHLNDRYQAMLEQLQSLGLNPTCFVASVKDLQNENSKLKEVCKVEHDEKEALREKSKDMDELLIENAFMEFSLSGLNGELDGLRATVKKFQESCQVLQEEKSLLADEKSTLLSQLQIITQSFQKLLEKNTLLEKSLSDAKIELEGLKTKSSDLEEFCNLLNKEKHNLLKERSILVFQLESVEAKLSDLERRFTELEEKYADVGKDKESTDNQVEELRASIFVQKEKHANHKHLSEARLANLENLVHVLQEEQRLGKIEFGEELDKAVNAQMEMFIMQNCVEELEQMNLALLTKCEKHIEASRFSDKVISELETENLMQLMEEEFLLHQIRKFKMVMHQVCGALQIDPNDGHDKGIKEEEIPTLHILDKIEGLKSSLEKHQKEKQQILAENSVLITSRQEHQSEVEKLESEKDIMEEELVNLRQQNVMLQKEKTELLEKNMQLRTEVANREEKENTSKSEFAALHVEMIDLQRTNQVFQEDNDKMLEEKNSLFRNVLDLKDAISAAEDENSVIFHEVLTLRTLSLVYESFLTENVIEQKALSEHLSNLGHLNRDLNQELGSLRKKFQLKEEENVYLNKSTERMDKELLEVKNANCSLSHQIENSENLLKKKDAEMLEMEKRLKEEESMNAEFCRYIEELKMDKKESRLVKDKLDRQILELSENCINQEKDIEHLNEVNKSYLSEMKSLLHEVEQHRAREETLNLQLLDKTNEFKLWEAEAATFYFDLQISSISEALLESKVTELARVCKILDDESAAKSLVIKQMQGEIGELKGRLSAYIPVITSLKEDFVSLEHTYLLWTDKASAVGNGEQKDTVIETCHQENSHQSLRGNESTLIPDGVSDLMNMQIRIRAVEKVLIEELENLTANAETRALAQVTEDSNLEATPCPEIDSRKVAKEPKESGTRDLNAWRIKPESRVLMKDIQLDHNSDDLDSHYCKREHSKTNDHVLELCDSDDHEISEADKRDNPPTEDAMTCHHQSENSERRQSYSSELEIGVDEQELSKVIQETPQNGKRIILQRLASDAQKLAILKMSLQDLKKKPETKKKSKEVNEIEYETVKRHIEEVEAAVVQQVGINDHLAKVLESTTCSDREILEKHEHIQRKVTEQARRDSEQIGRLQFEVQNIQYILLKLADEKNNKGKSKTGILLRDFIQIGRKNSRRRRKVCVCGCSRKPSTNED